A region from the Wansuia hejianensis genome encodes:
- a CDS encoding DNA topoisomerase 3, giving the protein MALRLVIAEKPSVAQTIAAALGVKEKKDGYIEGVGYLISWCVGHLVQLAEAAAYGEQYKKWSFDSLPILPEEWQYAVDPDKGKQFKTLKELMHRADVSEVVNACDAGREGELIFRFVYEAAGCKKPMRRLWISSMEDGAIKAGFASLKDGRDYDALFASALCRAKADWLIGINATRLFSCLYGKTLNVGRVQTPTLKMLTDRDAAISHFQKEKYYHVRLDLSGAEAASERISDKAEADALKGACETETAVCVSLTREKKTAAPPKLFDLTSLQREANRIFGYTAKQTLDLAQALYEKRLLTYPRTDSSFLTDDMGGTAAGIIALLCEKLPFMAGADFTPEVAKVTDSKKVSDHHAIIPTMELAKADPDALPESERNILTLAGARLLLATAEPHIFEAVTAVFSCADTEFTVRGKTVISDGWKEMERRYRATLKDKPEAEDGENADVTLPELSEGQGFPNPAAKVTEHITTPPKPHSEASLLSAMERAGNGDTDPDAERRGLGTPATRAAVIEKLVKGGFAERKGKQLIPTQNGAALVSILPDMLTSPQLTAEWENNLTQIAKGAADPGEFLSGIEAMARELVRTHAAALDGKKDLFREEKPSVGKCPRCGSPVHEGKKNYYCSNKECAFVMWKNDRFFEERKTAFSAKIAAALLKSGKANVKKLYSPKTGKTYDGTIVLADTGGKYVNYRIEVQKN; this is encoded by the coding sequence ATGGCACTTAGACTTGTGATTGCAGAAAAGCCGAGCGTGGCGCAGACTATCGCCGCCGCGCTTGGCGTTAAGGAAAAGAAAGACGGATATATCGAGGGCGTCGGCTACCTCATTTCATGGTGCGTCGGGCATTTGGTACAGCTTGCGGAAGCTGCCGCCTACGGGGAGCAATATAAAAAATGGAGTTTTGACAGCTTACCCATTCTGCCGGAGGAATGGCAGTACGCCGTTGACCCGGACAAGGGGAAGCAATTCAAGACCTTAAAAGAGCTTATGCACCGCGCCGACGTTTCCGAAGTGGTGAACGCCTGCGACGCGGGGCGCGAGGGAGAATTGATTTTCCGCTTTGTCTACGAAGCGGCGGGCTGCAAGAAGCCCATGCGCCGCTTGTGGATTTCCTCAATGGAGGACGGGGCGATTAAGGCGGGCTTTGCTTCCCTCAAAGACGGGCGGGACTACGACGCGCTCTTTGCGTCTGCCCTCTGCCGCGCAAAGGCTGACTGGCTTATCGGCATTAACGCCACCCGGCTTTTCTCCTGCCTGTATGGAAAGACCTTGAACGTGGGGCGCGTCCAGACCCCGACCTTAAAAATGCTCACCGACCGGGACGCGGCTATCTCCCATTTCCAGAAAGAAAAATATTATCATGTTCGCCTTGATTTATCCGGCGCGGAAGCGGCAAGCGAAAGGATTTCAGACAAGGCAGAAGCCGACGCGCTGAAAGGGGCTTGCGAAACAGAAACGGCGGTATGCGTTTCCCTTACCAGAGAGAAGAAAACCGCAGCCCCGCCGAAGCTCTTTGACCTTACCTCTTTGCAGCGGGAAGCGAACCGCATTTTCGGCTACACCGCGAAACAGACCCTTGACCTTGCACAAGCCCTTTATGAAAAAAGACTGCTTACCTATCCGAGGACGGACAGCAGCTTTCTTACTGACGACATGGGCGGCACCGCAGCGGGCATTATCGCGCTGCTTTGCGAAAAGCTCCCCTTTATGGCGGGCGCGGACTTCACGCCGGAGGTTGCAAAGGTAACAGACAGTAAAAAAGTATCAGACCACCACGCAATCATTCCCACTATGGAGCTTGCAAAGGCTGACCCGGACGCGCTGCCGGAAAGCGAGAGAAATATCCTCACCCTTGCGGGGGCGCGTCTGCTCCTTGCCACCGCCGAGCCGCATATCTTTGAAGCGGTTACGGCGGTTTTCTCATGCGCCGATACGGAGTTTACGGTGCGGGGAAAGACTGTTATTTCTGACGGTTGGAAAGAGATGGAACGCAGATACCGGGCGACGCTGAAAGATAAGCCCGAAGCGGAGGACGGGGAAAATGCAGACGTGACGCTGCCGGAGCTTTCCGAGGGACAGGGCTTTCCTAACCCCGCCGCAAAAGTAACGGAGCATATCACAACGCCGCCGAAGCCCCACAGCGAAGCAAGCCTTTTGTCGGCTATGGAACGCGCCGGGAACGGGGACACCGACCCGGACGCGGAACGCCGGGGGCTTGGCACTCCCGCCACCCGCGCCGCCGTCATTGAAAAACTGGTAAAGGGCGGCTTTGCAGAGCGCAAAGGCAAGCAGCTTATCCCCACGCAGAATGGAGCCGCCCTTGTATCAATCTTGCCGGATATGCTCACTTCCCCGCAGCTTACCGCAGAATGGGAAAACAATCTGACGCAGATAGCAAAGGGAGCCGCAGACCCCGGCGAATTTCTGTCCGGCATTGAAGCTATGGCGCGGGAGCTTGTGCGGACACACGCCGCAGCACTTGACGGGAAAAAGGATTTGTTCCGGGAGGAAAAGCCCTCTGTCGGCAAATGCCCCCGTTGCGGTTCCCCCGTCCATGAGGGGAAGAAAAACTATTATTGCAGCAACAAAGAATGTGCCTTTGTCATGTGGAAGAACGACCGCTTTTTCGAGGAACGCAAGACCGCTTTTTCCGCGAAGATTGCCGCCGCGCTCCTTAAATCCGGCAAGGCAAATGTAAAGAAGCTCTACTCCCCGAAAACAGGCAAGACCTACGACGGAACTATCGTTCTGGCTGACACTGGCGGAAAATACGTCAACTACCGTATCGAAGTACAGAAGAACTAA